A single genomic interval of Helianthus annuus cultivar XRQ/B chromosome 6, HanXRQr2.0-SUNRISE, whole genome shotgun sequence harbors:
- the LOC110865031 gene encoding delta(12) fatty acid desaturase DES8.11, giving the protein MGAGGQMNVSKTENDILKRVCVSKPPFSLSDLKKAIPPHCFKRSLIKSLGSFFRDLFIIYTFYYLAANYIPILPWPLVYVTWPIYWFAQGCVLMGFWLLGHETGHHAFSEYEWLDDAFGFFIHSVTLTPYFSFKYSHRSHHAHTNSLEYDEVYIPKRKNDTFFTEFLNNGPGNVFTLILRTTLGLPLYLFFNTYGRDYEGFANHYLPQSAIFNDSERTQIVISDIGIIAVMYTLYRTAVTQGVQSTLFLYGLPLFVMSGFFITLTYLNHAHPGIPHYDATEWDWLRGALSTIDRDYGKLMSWVFHDGPENHVIHHLFPTIPHYHASEARDAVKPMLGDYYKWDNTPMLKALWRDTVECIYVEPDENSENKGVYWYSK; this is encoded by the coding sequence ATGGGAGCGGGTGGCCAAATGAACGTTTCGAAGACGGAGAACGACATACTCAAACGTGTTTGCGTCTCGAAACCGCCATTCAGCCTCAGCGATCTAAAGAAAGCCATACCACCTCATTGTTTCAAACGCTCCCTTATTAAGTCTCTCGGCTCATTCTTCCGGGATCTTTTCATAATCTATACTTTCTACTATCTCGCAGCAAATTACATCCCCATCCTCCCTTGGCCCCTTGTGTACGTCACATGGCCTATATACTGGTTCGCCCAAGGTTGTGTTCTTATGGGCTTTTGGCTCCTCGGCCATGAAACGGGCCACCATGCTTTTAGCGAGTACGAATGGTTAGACGATGCGTTCGGCTTCTTCATCCATTCGGTCACTTTGACACCATACTTCTCTTTTAAATACAGCCACCGTAGCCACCACGCCCACACCAATTCACTCGAGTATGACGAGGTGTACATTCCCAAACGCAAGAACGACACGTTCTTCACCGAGTTTTTAAACAACGGACCGGGCAACGTGTTCACTCTTATCCTACGAACCACCCTCGGGTTACCCTTGTACTTGTTCTTCAACACTTACGGCCGTGACTATGAAGGGTTCGCCAACCACTACTTGCCACAAAGCGCTATCTTTAACGACAGCGAACGCACTCAGATTGTTATCTCGGATATTGGAATCATCGCGGTCATGTATACTTTATACAGGACCGCGGTGACACAAGGTGTACAATCAACACTTTTCTTATACGGACTTCCTTTGTTTGTTATGAGTGGCTTCTTTATCACGTTAACTTACTTGAACCACGCACATCCGGGTATCCCACACTACGATGCAACCGAGTGGGACTGGCTTCGAGGGGCTTTATCGACGATCGATAGGGATTATGGAAAGTTGATGAGTTGGGTGTTTCATGATGGACCGGAGAATCATGTGATTCACCATTTATTCCCAACCATTCCACATTATCATGCAAGTGAAGCTCGAGATGCTGTGAAACCCATGTTGGGTGACTACTACAAGTGGGACAATACTCCAATGCTAAAGGCATTGTGGAGAGACACTGTGGAGTGCATCTATGTTGAGCCGGATGAGAACAGTGAGAACAAAGGTGTTTATTGGTACTCTAAATAG